A window of Maioricimonas rarisocia genomic DNA:
ACGGTTCCCGGTACGTTGATGCCGTATGTTGCCGTGGTGAATGCCACGGTGGCGACCTTCGCGGTCTCGCTCAGCTTCGGATCGAGCACGACGCTGGGAATACTTGCCAGATGGTCGCGGGCCGGCTGGCTGAAGTTCGACATCGGGTCGGAGGCGATGATGAGGGCCGCATCCGCCTCCTTTCGGGCCAGCAGGTCTGAGGTCGTGAATTCGCCCGGGTTGAACCGCGGGTAGCCCCGACCGAGATTGACGCCGAACGGGTACCCCGTCGACCAGGAGACGACGTTGTCGGCACCGGTGACGTTACCGTGCCCCCGCATCGGCTTGGCGACCCAGCGGGTGTAGCTGTTCATGTCGCGGGCGAGTGACAGAACGGCTTCGCTGTTCATGTGCTTGCCGCGCGTCATCGTCAGACCCATGCCGAAGAGGATCGCGCCGAATTTCGCCTGCTTCATACGGTCCATCAGGTCCCGCATCGTTTCGACAGAAATACCGGTCTTCTGTTCGACGGACGGATCGGGATTGATTCCCTTTGCCAGCAGCCGCAGCGACCAGGCGAGTTCGAAGTCGGAGCGGGGGCGGATCTGCAGGAAGTGGTCGACGGCCTTGGCACTCTTGGTCTTGCGGACGTCGACGAGAACGGCAGTCCGGTCCTTGCGGCCGTTGGGAACGAACTCCCCCTTTGGCATCAGGCTGTATTTGGTGAAGTGCCGCGGATGGCTCTCCGCCGGATTGCCTCCCCAGAAGATGAGGAAGTCGGCCCGGTTGCGGATCTCACCCAGCGAACAGGTCACCTCTCCCACACCC
This region includes:
- a CDS encoding formylmethanofuran dehydrogenase subunit B, encoding MSTTDVPAATTEAPELKIVQDATCTFCGCVCDDIDLKVDVAANRITEAKRACVLGKAWFFNHHIEDRPEATIEGRPVSYDEALDRAAEILLAAKYSVTYGLSDTTSEAQRVAVAITDWIGGTVDTTTSVCHGPSGMAFQGVGEVTCSLGEIRNRADFLIFWGGNPAESHPRHFTKYSLMPKGEFVPNGRKDRTAVLVDVRKTKSAKAVDHFLQIRPRSDFELAWSLRLLAKGINPDPSVEQKTGISVETMRDLMDRMKQAKFGAILFGMGLTMTRGKHMNSEAVLSLARDMNSYTRWVAKPMRGHGNVTGADNVVSWSTGYPFGVNLGRGYPRFNPGEFTTSDLLARKEADAALIIASDPMSNFSQPARDHLASIPSVVLDPKLSETAKVATVAFTTATYGINVPGTVYRMDDVPIPLRPAFESPYRSDYEILKGIEQRIRQRQLGAG